The proteins below are encoded in one region of Alistipes communis:
- a CDS encoding cob(I)yrinic acid a,c-diamide adenosyltransferase — MTKVYTKTGDKGTTSLVGGERVSKIDERVEAYGTVDELGSFTAYLSDHLRSDEGLAEYLGDLDRVASQLMSVAALLAVGHGGEGKLPDISPEAIGYLEERIDAMQSRVRPITKFTIPGGHPTVSLCHVCRTVCRRAERASLRAAALHPTISANTLAYLNRLSDYFYLLGRALTEYYKVEETLWRP, encoded by the coding sequence ATGACGAAAGTATATACGAAAACAGGAGACAAGGGAACGACGTCGCTCGTCGGCGGCGAGCGCGTGTCGAAGATCGACGAGCGGGTCGAAGCCTACGGAACGGTGGACGAGCTGGGCAGTTTCACGGCCTATCTGAGCGACCATCTGCGCTCGGACGAGGGGCTGGCCGAATACCTCGGCGACCTCGACCGCGTCGCATCGCAACTGATGAGCGTCGCCGCACTGCTGGCCGTAGGGCACGGCGGCGAAGGGAAACTGCCCGACATAAGTCCCGAGGCGATCGGGTATCTGGAAGAGCGCATCGACGCGATGCAGTCCCGCGTGCGGCCGATCACCAAATTCACGATTCCCGGCGGCCATCCAACTGTCTCGCTGTGCCACGTCTGCCGCACGGTCTGCCGCCGCGCGGAACGCGCCAGCCTGCGCGCAGCAGCACTTCACCCCACGATCAGTGCCAACACGCTGGCCTACCTCAACCGGCTGTCGGATTACTTCTACCTGCTGGGACGCGCGCTCACGGAGTATTACAAGGTCGAAGAGACACTCTGGCGCCCGTAA
- a CDS encoding MerR family transcriptional regulator, whose amino-acid sequence MAKNTNVEKLCDRELLEKILSIVERQEKLPPPAQEGGHCLYDNKSLMEKLHIKEKYLKKLRDNGYLGYSREGDKYWYTQADVDRFLRRFHYEAFASGIMLSDQEGGSHV is encoded by the coding sequence ATGGCAAAGAACACGAATGTAGAGAAACTATGCGACCGGGAACTGCTTGAAAAGATCCTCAGCATAGTAGAGAGACAGGAGAAACTGCCACCTCCGGCACAGGAAGGCGGGCACTGTCTCTATGACAACAAGTCTTTGATGGAAAAACTGCACATCAAGGAGAAGTATCTGAAAAAGCTGCGCGACAACGGCTATCTCGGCTACTCGCGCGAAGGCGACAAATACTGGTACACGCAGGCGGATGTCGACCGCTTCCTGCGTCGTTTCCACTACGAGGCGTTTGCCTCCGGCATCATGCTGTCCGATCAGGAAGGAGGTTCTCATGTATGA
- a CDS encoding DUF3987 domain-containing protein, translated as MYDRLQLTNMLRSEVERIPETGLPLEVFPARIQELVLNLARYENFNVEYTASILLSAVATAIGNSYRIRIKGEWKTSPSIYMMLVGRPGLGKTPPLGFLYRPIREYDDRMYEKYNEEWNAYEKALASSGNRRGGAAEECTLLRKPQLVTTVISDFTPEAMMSIHQHNPRGIALVVDEIRALFNSVKRYNNRNNLIEDLLTAYSGQPLKVIRKSEARPILIKNPCINIIGSVQTNLLPEIFRAEYMANGLLDRFLFVYPKDRRISGWKRDDGTIARPDLVGQWQEVLDRIVNLPYPAGVVLNMADDAEAYFYNWYNGIIEEVNAIEDDAEVESRKMKLNGNAARLSLVFQVLKWATDGGGMQCVDLESVQAAIRMIGYYEETYRRIQELIVANNIGESKEAWLSLLGNTFTAGDAIVVGKRVELSRRSVYYALKQLCCQPNPLLEKIDHGTYRKLCPSKPAAPCTIALLDGETGGAGYQSAKVQCANDENPRGHE; from the coding sequence ATGTATGACCGGTTGCAACTGACCAATATGCTCCGCTCGGAGGTGGAGCGTATCCCCGAAACTGGCTTGCCGCTGGAGGTCTTTCCGGCGAGGATTCAGGAGCTCGTTCTGAATCTGGCCCGTTACGAGAACTTCAATGTCGAATATACGGCCTCCATCCTGTTGTCGGCGGTGGCGACGGCCATCGGGAACTCCTACCGGATCCGAATAAAGGGAGAATGGAAGACCAGCCCCTCCATCTACATGATGCTGGTCGGCAGGCCGGGGCTCGGCAAGACACCGCCGCTTGGTTTCCTTTACAGACCAATCCGCGAGTACGACGACCGGATGTACGAGAAGTACAACGAGGAGTGGAACGCCTATGAAAAGGCGCTTGCCTCGTCCGGGAACCGGCGCGGCGGCGCGGCGGAGGAGTGTACGCTGCTTCGGAAGCCGCAGTTGGTAACGACGGTCATCTCGGACTTCACGCCCGAGGCGATGATGAGCATCCACCAGCACAACCCGCGCGGCATTGCGTTGGTAGTCGATGAGATTCGGGCTCTGTTCAACTCCGTGAAACGGTACAACAACCGGAACAATCTCATCGAAGACCTGCTGACAGCCTACAGCGGCCAGCCGTTGAAGGTGATCCGCAAGTCGGAAGCCCGGCCGATCCTTATCAAGAATCCGTGCATCAACATTATCGGTTCGGTGCAGACCAATCTGCTGCCGGAGATCTTCCGGGCCGAATACATGGCAAACGGACTGCTGGACCGCTTTTTGTTCGTCTATCCGAAAGACCGGAGGATTTCGGGCTGGAAGCGCGACGACGGTACCATTGCCCGGCCGGATCTGGTCGGACAGTGGCAGGAGGTGCTGGACAGGATAGTGAACCTCCCCTATCCGGCGGGTGTTGTGCTGAATATGGCCGACGACGCGGAGGCGTATTTCTACAACTGGTACAACGGCATCATTGAGGAGGTGAACGCCATCGAAGACGATGCGGAGGTGGAGAGCCGCAAGATGAAACTCAACGGCAATGCCGCCCGGCTCTCGCTGGTGTTCCAGGTGTTGAAATGGGCGACGGACGGAGGCGGTATGCAATGCGTAGACCTCGAATCTGTGCAGGCGGCCATTCGGATGATCGGCTATTATGAGGAGACCTATCGGAGGATTCAGGAGCTGATTGTCGCAAACAATATCGGCGAGTCCAAAGAGGCGTGGCTGTCGCTGCTGGGCAATACCTTCACGGCAGGCGATGCGATCGTCGTGGGAAAGCGGGTCGAGCTGTCGAGACGCTCTGTCTATTATGCCTTGAAGCAGTTGTGTTGCCAGCCGAATCCCCTACTGGAGAAGATCGACCACGGAACGTATCGCAAACTCTGTCCGAGCAAACCGGCTGCACCTTGCACTATTGCACTTTTGGACGGCGAAACGGGCGGGGCCGGGTATCAAAGTGCAAAAGTGCAGTGTGCAAACGACGAAAATCCGCGCGGCCATGAGTGA
- a CDS encoding tyrosine-type recombinase/integrase: MGRPKRLYPLGRYRLHIRGEIDPAKQYLVQLEYTWNRQVIRKGMNIFVRLGDWNEKANKGRGGVRASYGPEANRINSLLLARADKIDGLLAEYQEKHPSQITAQVIADFLADKPLTREDKGKDFIEFVLERLESDYSRNRIGRSRYENGKSGMNIFRIFLRATKNGTYKPDSIYLGEISVELIDEYIRWRREIKQNSDATINHALTPILKACAYASEMKMIDHAVNARIQDMRIASKISLSDEDNEFDGKYLSKEQMSALLEYYSTCTEPRRKEFLEMFFFAFHACGLRVVDVMTLQWGHVNFEKKELRKIMIKTNKRHVIPLTEPALHILHRWQEKCAGCRYVFNLVKDDLDLDDAEALYKARNNATKCINQSLAVVGEQIGLPFTLSMHVARHSFAVFALNKGLSMSVVSRLLGHGSTDVTEKVYAKFLPETLSAEVARLKEDFASLEIV, encoded by the coding sequence ATGGGACGACCGAAACGACTATATCCATTGGGACGCTATCGCCTGCATATCCGGGGTGAGATCGATCCAGCCAAACAGTATCTTGTCCAGCTTGAATATACCTGGAACCGACAGGTGATACGCAAGGGCATGAACATCTTTGTCCGGCTAGGCGACTGGAACGAAAAAGCCAACAAGGGACGCGGAGGTGTGAGGGCGAGTTATGGTCCGGAGGCCAACCGGATCAACAGTCTGCTGCTTGCCCGTGCGGACAAGATCGACGGACTGCTGGCCGAATATCAGGAAAAACATCCCAGTCAGATTACAGCACAGGTGATCGCCGACTTTTTGGCCGATAAACCGCTCACGCGGGAGGACAAAGGGAAGGATTTTATCGAGTTTGTTTTGGAAAGGCTTGAATCTGACTATTCCCGGAACAGGATCGGACGCAGCCGCTATGAGAACGGCAAGAGCGGAATGAATATCTTCCGTATCTTTCTCCGTGCAACAAAGAACGGTACCTACAAGCCGGACAGTATCTATTTAGGTGAAATATCGGTTGAACTGATTGACGAATACATCAGGTGGCGGCGTGAGATAAAACAGAACAGCGATGCAACGATCAACCATGCCTTGACTCCGATTCTGAAGGCGTGTGCCTATGCTTCCGAAATGAAGATGATAGACCATGCCGTCAATGCGAGGATTCAGGATATGCGTATCGCCTCTAAGATATCTCTTTCGGACGAAGACAACGAGTTTGATGGCAAGTACCTTTCAAAGGAACAGATGTCTGCGCTATTGGAATATTACAGTACCTGTACAGAACCGCGCCGTAAGGAATTTTTGGAAATGTTCTTCTTTGCCTTCCATGCCTGTGGACTCCGTGTTGTCGATGTGATGACATTGCAGTGGGGCCATGTCAATTTTGAGAAGAAGGAACTGAGAAAAATCATGATCAAGACGAACAAGCGCCATGTAATTCCTCTTACAGAACCTGCCTTGCATATACTACATCGGTGGCAGGAGAAATGTGCCGGATGCCGGTATGTCTTCAACTTAGTAAAGGATGATCTGGATCTCGACGATGCGGAGGCGCTTTACAAGGCCCGCAACAATGCCACGAAATGTATCAATCAGTCGCTGGCGGTTGTCGGAGAACAGATAGGGCTTCCGTTTACCCTCTCAATGCATGTGGCCCGGCATTCGTTTGCGGTCTTTGCACTGAATAAGGGACTTTCCATGTCGGTTGTCAGCCGTTTGCTCGGTCATGGAAGTACGGATGTCACCGAAAAGGTCTATGCCAAATTCCTGCCCGAAACGCTGTCGGCGGAAGTGGCACGTCTGAAAGAGGATTTTGCTTCTCTCGAAATTGTCTGA
- a CDS encoding DUF2795 domain-containing protein, producing the protein MYWTLELASKLEDAPWPATKEELIDYAVRSGAPLEVLENLQEIEDEGDIYESIEDIWPDYPSKDDFFFNEEEY; encoded by the coding sequence ATGTACTGGACACTTGAACTCGCATCGAAATTGGAAGATGCACCTTGGCCCGCGACCAAAGAGGAGCTGATCGATTACGCAGTTCGTTCGGGAGCGCCGTTGGAAGTGCTTGAAAACCTGCAAGAAATAGAGGACGAAGGCGATATTTACGAATCGATCGAAGACATCTGGCCCGATTACCCCTCGAAGGACGATTTCTTCTTCAACGAGGAAGAATATTAA